A portion of the Phycodurus eques isolate BA_2022a chromosome 3, UOR_Pequ_1.1, whole genome shotgun sequence genome contains these proteins:
- the plk2b gene encoding serine/threonine-protein kinase PLK2b isoform X2 codes for MEVQRTTRLQQAKSGNMCESTPRSGGESRRKKAEERGSPSEMSRIVTDPATGKCYCRGKVLGKGGFAKCYEMTDLATSKVYAAKIIPHARVSKPHQREKIDREIELHRILHHKHIVHFYHHFEDKENIYILLEYCSRKSLAHILKARKVLTEPEVRYYLRQIVSGLKYLHEQEILHRDLKLGNFFVSESMELKVGDFGLAAKLEPAGNRRKTICGTPNYLSPEVLNKQGHGCESDIWALGCVMYTMLSGRPPFETTNLKETYRCIRDARYSLSSSLSPQAKQLITSLLAKVPEDRPDLEHILRHDFFTQGFSPERLSASCCHSAPDFHVSSPAKSFFKKAAAALFGGRRHKVKYYETLNKLTKEEEEIYKLQNDLERTVISQQQSKKTADNGSLLPPSAQSPVAPATESRSLTTTRDTIRLIVRGSLGSCSSNSECLEYNSTGSVADTVAGVLRGCLDSMPKADNIPQSANSCGLQWVTKWVDYSNKYGFGYQLSDHTVGVLFNNGTHMSLLPDRKTIHYYAELGQGSVFPTCEVPEHFVGQVTVLKYFSHYMEENLMDGGDLGSMTDAHMPRLYLLQWLKSDRALMMLFNDGTFQVNFYHDHTKIILCCQRDEYMLTYINEDRISKTFKLSSLLASGCPADLRERMLYSLNMLLQRCS; via the exons ATGGAAGTACAGAGGACTACCAGGCTTCAGCAGGCAAAGAGTGGCAACATGTGCGAGTCGACGCCGAGGTCCGGCGGCGAGTCTCGGCGGAAGAAAGCAGAGGAGCGCGGCTCTCCCTCGGAGATGTCCCGGATCGTTACCGACCCGGCCACCGGCAAGTGCTACTGCCGGGGAAAAGTTCTGGGAAAG GGAGGTTTTGCCAAGTGCTACGAGATGACCGACCTCGCCACCAGCAAAGTTTACGCAGCCAAGATCATCCCGCATGCGCGCGTCTCTAAACCGCATCAACGGGAGAAG ATTGACAGAGAAATCGAGCTGCACCGAATACTCCATCACAAGCACATCGTGCACTTTTACCACCATTTCGAGGACAAGGAGAACATCTACATCCTGCTGGAGTACTGCAGCAGAAAA tcctTAGCACACATCCTGAAAGCCCGCAAAGTGCTCACCGAGCCGGAGGTGCGCTACTACTTGCGACAGATCGTCTCAGGACTCAAGTACCTGCATGAACAGGAGATCCTACACAGGGACCTTAAACTCG GTAATTTTTTCGTAAGCGAATCCATGGAGCTGAAAGTGGGTGACTTTGGTCTGGCAGCCAAGCTGGAGCCGGCGGGGAACAGGAGGAAGACGATCTGCGGGACTCCCAACTATCTTTCCCCCGAGGTGCTGAACAAGCAGGGCCACGGCTGTGAATCAGACATCTGGGCCCTCGGCTGTGTAAT GTACACAATGCTTTCGGGAAGGCCGCCCTTCGAAACCACCAACCTGAAAGAGACGTACCGGTGCATCCGGGATGCTCGCTACTCGCTGTCCTCCTCGCTATCGCCGCAGGCCAAGCAGCTCATCACCAGCCTGCTGGCCAAGGTGCCAGAGGACAGACCTGACCTGGAACACATCTTGAGGCATGACTTCTTCACACAG GGCTTTAGTCCGGAACGTCTGTCGGCGAGCTGTTGTCACTCGGCGCCAGATTTCCATGTCTCCAGTCCTGCCAAGAGTTTCTTCAAGAAAGCAGCAGCGGCCCTCTTTGGAGGCAGGCGGCACAAGGTCAAATACTACGAGACTCTGA ATAAGTTaaccaaagaggaagaggagatcTACAAGTTGCAAAATGACCTGGAGCGAACTGTCATCAGTCAGCAGCAGAGCAAAAAGACAGCTGAC AATGGAAGTCTACTTCCGCCATCTGCCCAAAGCCCCGTCGCCCCGGCAACAGAGAGCCGATCCCTGACGACAACGCGAGATACCATCCGTCTGATCGTCAGGGGGAGTCTGGGGAGTTGCAGCAGCAACAGCGAAT GTCTAGAGTACAACAGCACGGGGAGCGTGGCCGACACGGTCGCCGGTGTGTTGAGGGGATGCCTGGACAGCATGCCTAAAG CCGACAACATTCCTCAGAGCGCAAATAGCTGCGGACTTCAGTGGGTGACCAAGTGGGTGGACTACTCTAACAAGTACGGCTTTGGATACCAGTTGTCCGACCACACCGTGGGCGTTCTCTTCAACAATGGCACTCACATGAGCCTCCTGCCAGACAGAAA GACAATCCATTATTATGCAGAGTTGGGCCAGGGCTCTGTTTTCCCCACCTGCGAGGTTCCTGAACACTTTGTGGGCCAAGTGACTGTGCTCAAGTACTTTTCCCACTACATGGAGGAGAACCTCATGGAT GGCGGGGACCTGGGTAGTATGACGGATGCGCACATGCCCAGACTCTATCTGCTCCAGTGGCTGAAATCAGACCGCGCCCTCATGATGCTCTTTAATGACGGCACTTTTCAG GTGAACTTTTACCACGACCACACCAAGATCATCCTGTGCTGCCAGAGGGACGAGTACATGCTGACCTACATCAACGAGGACCGCATCTCCAAGACCTTCAAGCTCAGCTCACTGCTGGCGTCCGGCTGCCCCGCTGACCTGCGCGAGCGCATGCTATACTCTCTCAACATGCTGCTGCAGAGGTGCAGCTAA
- the plk2b gene encoding serine/threonine-protein kinase PLK2b isoform X1, with amino-acid sequence MEVQRTTRLQQAKSGNMCESTPRSGGESRRKKAEERGSPSEMSRIVTDPATGKCYCRGKVLGKGGFAKCYEMTDLATSKVYAAKIIPHARVSKPHQREKIDREIELHRILHHKHIVHFYHHFEDKENIYILLEYCSRKSLAHILKARKVLTEPEVRYYLRQIVSGLKYLHEQEILHRDLKLGNFFVSESMELKVGDFGLAAKLEPAGNRRKTICGTPNYLSPEVLNKQGHGCESDIWALGCVMYTMLSGRPPFETTNLKETYRCIRDARYSLSSSLSPQAKQLITSLLAKVPEDRPDLEHILRHDFFTQQGFSPERLSASCCHSAPDFHVSSPAKSFFKKAAAALFGGRRHKVKYYETLNKLTKEEEEIYKLQNDLERTVISQQQSKKTADNGSLLPPSAQSPVAPATESRSLTTTRDTIRLIVRGSLGSCSSNSECLEYNSTGSVADTVAGVLRGCLDSMPKADNIPQSANSCGLQWVTKWVDYSNKYGFGYQLSDHTVGVLFNNGTHMSLLPDRKTIHYYAELGQGSVFPTCEVPEHFVGQVTVLKYFSHYMEENLMDGGDLGSMTDAHMPRLYLLQWLKSDRALMMLFNDGTFQVNFYHDHTKIILCCQRDEYMLTYINEDRISKTFKLSSLLASGCPADLRERMLYSLNMLLQRCS; translated from the exons ATGGAAGTACAGAGGACTACCAGGCTTCAGCAGGCAAAGAGTGGCAACATGTGCGAGTCGACGCCGAGGTCCGGCGGCGAGTCTCGGCGGAAGAAAGCAGAGGAGCGCGGCTCTCCCTCGGAGATGTCCCGGATCGTTACCGACCCGGCCACCGGCAAGTGCTACTGCCGGGGAAAAGTTCTGGGAAAG GGAGGTTTTGCCAAGTGCTACGAGATGACCGACCTCGCCACCAGCAAAGTTTACGCAGCCAAGATCATCCCGCATGCGCGCGTCTCTAAACCGCATCAACGGGAGAAG ATTGACAGAGAAATCGAGCTGCACCGAATACTCCATCACAAGCACATCGTGCACTTTTACCACCATTTCGAGGACAAGGAGAACATCTACATCCTGCTGGAGTACTGCAGCAGAAAA tcctTAGCACACATCCTGAAAGCCCGCAAAGTGCTCACCGAGCCGGAGGTGCGCTACTACTTGCGACAGATCGTCTCAGGACTCAAGTACCTGCATGAACAGGAGATCCTACACAGGGACCTTAAACTCG GTAATTTTTTCGTAAGCGAATCCATGGAGCTGAAAGTGGGTGACTTTGGTCTGGCAGCCAAGCTGGAGCCGGCGGGGAACAGGAGGAAGACGATCTGCGGGACTCCCAACTATCTTTCCCCCGAGGTGCTGAACAAGCAGGGCCACGGCTGTGAATCAGACATCTGGGCCCTCGGCTGTGTAAT GTACACAATGCTTTCGGGAAGGCCGCCCTTCGAAACCACCAACCTGAAAGAGACGTACCGGTGCATCCGGGATGCTCGCTACTCGCTGTCCTCCTCGCTATCGCCGCAGGCCAAGCAGCTCATCACCAGCCTGCTGGCCAAGGTGCCAGAGGACAGACCTGACCTGGAACACATCTTGAGGCATGACTTCTTCACACAG CAGGGCTTTAGTCCGGAACGTCTGTCGGCGAGCTGTTGTCACTCGGCGCCAGATTTCCATGTCTCCAGTCCTGCCAAGAGTTTCTTCAAGAAAGCAGCAGCGGCCCTCTTTGGAGGCAGGCGGCACAAGGTCAAATACTACGAGACTCTGA ATAAGTTaaccaaagaggaagaggagatcTACAAGTTGCAAAATGACCTGGAGCGAACTGTCATCAGTCAGCAGCAGAGCAAAAAGACAGCTGAC AATGGAAGTCTACTTCCGCCATCTGCCCAAAGCCCCGTCGCCCCGGCAACAGAGAGCCGATCCCTGACGACAACGCGAGATACCATCCGTCTGATCGTCAGGGGGAGTCTGGGGAGTTGCAGCAGCAACAGCGAAT GTCTAGAGTACAACAGCACGGGGAGCGTGGCCGACACGGTCGCCGGTGTGTTGAGGGGATGCCTGGACAGCATGCCTAAAG CCGACAACATTCCTCAGAGCGCAAATAGCTGCGGACTTCAGTGGGTGACCAAGTGGGTGGACTACTCTAACAAGTACGGCTTTGGATACCAGTTGTCCGACCACACCGTGGGCGTTCTCTTCAACAATGGCACTCACATGAGCCTCCTGCCAGACAGAAA GACAATCCATTATTATGCAGAGTTGGGCCAGGGCTCTGTTTTCCCCACCTGCGAGGTTCCTGAACACTTTGTGGGCCAAGTGACTGTGCTCAAGTACTTTTCCCACTACATGGAGGAGAACCTCATGGAT GGCGGGGACCTGGGTAGTATGACGGATGCGCACATGCCCAGACTCTATCTGCTCCAGTGGCTGAAATCAGACCGCGCCCTCATGATGCTCTTTAATGACGGCACTTTTCAG GTGAACTTTTACCACGACCACACCAAGATCATCCTGTGCTGCCAGAGGGACGAGTACATGCTGACCTACATCAACGAGGACCGCATCTCCAAGACCTTCAAGCTCAGCTCACTGCTGGCGTCCGGCTGCCCCGCTGACCTGCGCGAGCGCATGCTATACTCTCTCAACATGCTGCTGCAGAGGTGCAGCTAA
- the si:dkey-190g11.3 gene encoding LOW QUALITY PROTEIN: ATP synthase subunit C lysine N-methyltransferase (The sequence of the model RefSeq protein was modified relative to this genomic sequence to represent the inferred CDS: inserted 1 base in 1 codon), translated as MQWAPSSPYPNLIESLSTILKKKRDKSLRVGRQNSAILNIMKLLEGRTGRLADLGSKDGRVVFAASSAGFKCTGFEINSILVAYVRSKARWSTVPSSQATFVKKYFWKMEALGEKLLKELRXVVACRYPFPGWPHQSMLNQTWAYDVGTVRSGLRGKSRVL; from the exons ATGCAGTGGGCACCATCATCCCCTTACCCCAACCTAATTGAAAGCCTGTCAaccatccttaaaaaaaaaagagacaagtcTCTGAGGGTTGGACGGCAGAATAGCGCAATCCTGAACATCATGAAGCTGCTCGAGGGCCGAACAGGTCGCTTAGCAGATTTGGGATCGAAAGATGGGAGAGTG GTGTTTGCTGCTTCCTCTGCTGGTTTCAAGTGCACCGGCTTTGAGATCAACTCCATTCTTGTTGCATATGTCAGGTCAAAGGCCCGTTGGAGCACTGTGCCTTCCAGCCAGGctacatttgttaaaaaatacttttggaag ATGGAGGCGCTCGGAGAGAAGCTGCTGAAAGAGCTTC GCGTCGTCGCTTGCCGCTATCCTTTCCCAGGCTGGCCGCATCAATCTATGCTCAACCAGACGTGGGCCTACGACGTCGGCACCGTGCGGTCCGGTCTGAGGGGAAAGTCTCGAGTACTGTGA
- the rab3c gene encoding ras-related protein Rab-3C produces the protein MAATQDAKGKGEGGDQNFDYMFKLLIIGNSSVGKTSFLFRYADDAFTSAFVSTVGIDFKVKTVYKNDKRIKLQIWDTAGQERYRTITTAYYRGAMGFILMYDITNEESFGAVQDWSTQIKTYSWDNAQVVLAGNKCDMGEERVVSVDSGRLLAEQLGFEFFETSAKDNINVKQTFERLVDLICDKMSDSLDGDPAVTAGAPTAKLTDSAPPLQQPACNC, from the exons ATGGCTGCCACTCAGGATGCGAAAGGCAAGGGCGAGGGCGGTGACCAAAACTTCGACTACATGTTCAAGCTGTTGATCATCGGCAACAGCAGCGTGGGAAAGACGTCCTTCCTGTTCCGCTACGCCGACGACGCCTTCACCTCGGCCTTCGTCAGCACAGTGGGCATCGACTTCAAAGTGAAGACGGTGTACAAAAACGACAAGAGGATCAAGCTGCAGATATGG gacaCAGCAGGCCAGGAACGTTACAGGACCATCACCACGGCCTACTACCGCGGCGCCATGGGCTTCATCCTCATGTATGACATCACCAACGAGGAATCCTTCGGCGCCGTGCAGGACTG GTCGACCCAGATAAAAACATACTCGTGGGATAATGCACAAGTGGTGCTGGCTGGTAATAAATGTGATATGGGAGAGGAACGAGTGGTGTCAGTGGATAGCGGCAGGCTGTTGGCGGAACAGCTGG GATTTGAGTTCTTCGAGACCAGCGCCAAGGACAACATCAACGTCAAGCAGACCTTCGAGCGCCTCGTGGACCTCATTTGCGACAAGATGTCCGACAGCTTGGACGGCGACCCGGCCGTCACCGCAGGAGCGCCCACCGCCAAACTGACGGACAGTGCTCCGCCCCTCCAGCAGCCCGCCTGCAACTGTTAG